In the genome of Nerophis lumbriciformis linkage group LG32, RoL_Nlum_v2.1, whole genome shotgun sequence, one region contains:
- the mfhas1 gene encoding malignant fibrous histiocytoma-amplified sequence 1 homolog, whose amino-acid sequence MRTLHENKEGGAGEENNVKAGQLWRDAALRSRKLRSDLRQLTLCSKDQDLSHIEALNLGNNFLHELPEGLSSSLNNLRVLVLRRNHFTTVPQAVFELRQLEELDLSYNQLSGVAEGVVHLSVLKKLSVSHNNIQQLPEHISALRLLEELDISFNHLHAVPASFSRLARLRTLDVDHNKLGRFPPEILALGDLEELDCSGNTFEVVPEDVAKLRSVKILWLSSLRLKSLPETFCDLQHLESLMLDGNQLTVLPAAFGNLKRLKMVNLSSNELTEFPSVLLNILGLEEIYLSRNKLAQVPQEIGQLQNLANLWLDNNAITYLPNSLVDLAKLEELVLQGNQIAVLPDDFGNLSKVNIWKVKDNPLVQPPYEVCMKGIPHIAMYQKELAHSQLAVKPRLKLVLMGLAGAGKTQLRHSVLSGSHKTEAVKESDGIQVASWVAEGGLTFLVYDLSGNQNLDLIKAFFLSHGALYILVVNLKAYSSCHFYAHVGYFLHLLGAKVPGAVVLLVGTHIDRCGEAELEEKRLDIHRQVGLQWRRDAQVLISLALNVDQALQQGYAARTSNPYNPFYGVSDCNLQQKKSRLQFLLSNRLQILSPVLSVSTETQTNIQHLREKLTFVAEHLDIFPNLHRVLPRSWQTLEELHLKSNDMWLTWWDAARLGHQAGLTEEHLHSALSYLHECGQLLYFEGNAALKDYVFHNISRLIGVLNVFFQSDVLGRLVPEAEEEENFRPARRQNHLESFLRCGLLPSTAIHLLLCPPVQTQQDLKLSMELLEKMGICYCVNKPRGNSPNGAAVLLYKFPVFVASEETEPDQSSHPPCQLLSVEQLQIQYSFPFLFPPGLFARFGVRIDSHVAQRSDGPNRILAYRGKVPVVISHCPSVGKLQADTLSIASHASLPNIWTAWQAITPLLHELNALLREWPGLHYAVHVLCSKCLRRGSSNPHAFPGELLGQRRPDGLTELVCPKNGSEKVNVALVYPPTPTVLSTSPE is encoded by the exons ATGAGGACGCTGCATGAAAACAAGGAGGGGGGCGCGGGGGAGGAGAACAATGTGAAAGCGGGGCAGCTGTGGCGGGACGCCGCCCTCCGCTCCAGGAAGCTGCGGAGCGACCTCCGCCAGCTGACCCTGTGCTCCAAAGACCAGGACCTGTCCCACATCGAGGCCCTCAACCTGGGCAACAACTTCCTCCACGAGCTGCCTGAAGGTCTATCGTCCAGCCTCAACAATCTGCGCGTGCTGGTGCTCCGCAGGAACCACTTCACCACCGTCCCTCAGGCCGTGTTCGAGCTCCGGCAGCTGGAGGAACTGGACTTGAGCTACAACCAATTGAGCGGCGTGGCGGAAGGTGTGGTCCACCTGAGCGTGCTCAAGAAGTTGAGCgtgagccacaacaacatccagcAGCTTCCCGAGCACATCTCCGCTCTGAGGCTCCTGGAGGAACTGGACATCAGTTTCAACCACCTTCACGCCGTCCCCGCCTCGTTCTCCCGCCTGGCCAGGCTGCGCACGCTGGACGTGGACCACAACAAGCTGGGACGCTTCCCACCTGAGATCCTGGCACTTGGCGACTTGGAGGAACTGGATTGCTCTGGCAACACTTTTGAGGTGGTGCCGGAAGACGTGGCAAAGCTGAGGAGCGTGAAAATTTTGTGGCTGAGCAGCCTTCGCTTAAAGTCGTTACCTGAGACCTTCTGCGACCTGCAGCACCTGGAGAGCCTGATGTTGGACGGGAACCAACTGACCGTGCTGCCCGCCGCCTTTGGCAACCTGAAAAGACTCAAAATGGTCAACTTGTCCTCCAACGAGCTGACTGAATTCCCCTCGGTTCTTCTTAACATTTTGGGCTTGGAAGAGATCTACTTGAGCAGGAATAAACTCGCACAAGTACCGCAGGAAATCGGGCAGCTGCAGAATCTGGCCAATCTTTGGCTGGACAACAACGCCATCACGTACCTGCCCAACTCGCTGGTGGACCTGGCAAAGCTGGAGGAGCTGGTTCTCCAAGGGAACCAAATCGCCGTCCTTCCTGATGATTTCGGAAACCTGTCCAAGGTAAACATTTGGAAGGTGAAAGACAACCCGCTCGTCCAGCCTCCGTATGAGGTCTGCATGAAAGGCATCCCGCACATTGCCATGTATCAAAAGGAGCTGGCGCACTCGCAGCTCGCTGTGAAGCCCAGACTCAAGCTGGTTCTGATGGGACTTGCGGGGGCTGGAAAGACACAGTTGCGGCACAGCGTGCTGAGCGGGTCGCACAAAACCGAAGCGGTCAAGGAAAGCGATGGAATCCAAGTCGCCAGCTGGGTGGCAGAGGGCGGTCTCACATTCCTCGTCTATGATCTTTCGGGAAACCAGAACCTAGACCTCATTAAAGCTTTTTTCCTCTCCCACGGTGCGCTCTACATCCTGGTGGTGAACCTCAAAGCGTATTCGTCTTGTCACTTTTATGCCCACGTTGGCTACTTCCTTCACTTGCTGGGTGCCAAGGTGCCCGGGGCTGTTGTGTTATTGGTGGGCACGCACATCGACCGGTGTGGGGAGGCGGAGCTGGAGGAGAAGAGGCTTGACATCCACCGTCAGGTCGGCCTGCAGTGGAGGAGGGACGCCCAAGTCTTGATTAGTCTGGCGCTAAACGTGGACCAGGCCCTTCAGCAGGGCTACGCTGCACGCACCTCCAACCCTTATAACCCCTTCTATGGCGTCTCCGACTGTAATCTGCAGCAGAAAAAGTCCCGGTTACAGTTCCTGCTGAGCAACCGCCTTCAGATCTTATCTCCGGTGCTGAGCGTCAGCACGGAGACCCAGACTAACATCCAGCATCTGAGGGAGAAACTAACATTTGTTGCTGAGCACCTTGACATCTTCCCCAACCTTCACCGAGTGCTGCCCAGGTCCTGGCAGACGCTGGAGGAGCTGCACCTCAAGTCCAACGACATGTGGCTCACCTGGTGGGACGCGGCTCGCCTCGGGCATCAGGCGGGGTTGACGGAGGAGCACCTGCACAGCGCCTTGTCCTACCTGCATGAATGCGGCCAGCTGCTCTACTTTGAGGGCAACGCTGCCCTGAAGGATTATGTCTTTCACAACATTTCACGCCTTATAGGCGTCCTTAACGTTTTCTTTCAAAGTGATGTGCTGGGCCGCCTCGTCCCAGAGGCCGAGGAGGAAGAGAACTTTAGGCCGGCGCGGCGGCAGAATCATTTGGAGAGTTTTCTCCGATGCGGCCTTTTACCCTCCACCGCCATCCACCTGCTGCTCTGCCCCCCCGTCCAGACCCAGCAGGACCTGAAGCTCTCCATGGAGCTTCTGGAGAAGATGGGCATCTGCTACTGCGTCAACAAGCCCCGCGGCAACTCCCCAAATGGCGCTGCCGTGCTCTTGTACAAGTTCCCCGTCTTCGTTGCCAGCGAGGAGACCGAACCGGACCAAAGCTCCCATCCTCCCTGTCAGCTGCTGTCGGTAGAGCAGCTGCAAATCCAATACAGCTTCCCCTTCCTGTTCCCGCCCGGACTCTTTGCTCGCTTTGGCGTGCGCATCGACAGCCACGTGGCTCAGAGGTCGGACGGCCCCAACCGCATCCTGGCATACCGAGGCAAGGTGCCGGTTGTGATCAGCCACTGTCCCTCTGTGGGGAAGCTCCAGGCGGACACTTTGTCCATCGCCAGCCACGCATCACTGCCAAACATCTGGACGGCGTGGCAGGCCATCACGCCGCTGCTCCACGAGCTCAACGCGCTGCTGCGGGAATGGCCCGGCCTTCACTACGCCGTCCACGTCCTGTGCTCCAAGTGCCTCCGCAGGGGGTCCAGCAACCCACACGCCTTCCCAG GTGAGTTGCTGGGTCAGCGGCGGCCTGACGGACTGACTGAGCTGGTCTGCCCAAAGAACGGTTCAGAGAAGGTCAACGTGGCTCTGGTCTACCCGCCTACACCCACTGTGCTCAGCACCTCCCCCGAGTGA
- the ppp1r3b gene encoding protein phosphatase 1 regulatory subunit 3B translates to MPTDMALPLYLSKEDFVYRSSAPAASHRHLGGKVKKQVTFADHRGLPLTRVKVFSQFTDPIEIPLLIRRTASVAPIAKGDKLVLDFSQPSSDYIHFRQCLERNCVCLEHCVLKDKALAGTVKVKNLSFEKRVKIRVTFDSWKSHTDVDCAYVKDSYPTRNSDTFCFQVSLPDLLPPQQHVEFAVCYQVGGDEHWDSNHGQNYCILWASAKQRRDDARHFNSGIHLDRYGSPTCGHGIFPEWPSYAGYENMGPYY, encoded by the coding sequence ATGCCGACGGACATGGCGCTGCCCCTGTACCTGTCCAAAGAGGACTTTGTCTACAGGAGTAGCGCCCCCGCTGCCTCCCACCGTCACTTGGGCGGCAAAGTGAAGAAGCAGGTGACCTTCGCCGACCACAGAGGCCTGCCACTGACCAGGGTCAAGGTCTTCTCCCAATTCACGGACCCCATCGAGATCCCTCTTCTAATCCGTCGGACAGCGAGCGTGGCCCCCATTGCCAAAGGTGACAAGCTGGTCCTGGACTTCAGCCAACCGTCGTCCGATTACATACACTTTCGCCAGTGTCTGGAGAGGAACTGCGTATGCCTGGAACACTGCGTGCTCAAGGACAAGGCCTTGGCAGGAACCGTCAAGGTAAAGAACCTGTCTTTTGAGAAGCGAGTCAAGATCCGCGTCACCTTTGACTCCTGGAAGAGCCACACGGACGTGGACTGTGCGTATGTGAAAGACTCGTACCCCACGCGGAACAGCGACACCTTCTGCTTCCAGGTGAGTCTGCCGGACCTCCTCCCCCCACAGCAGCACGTGGAGTTCGCCGTCTGTTACCAGGTGGGCGGCGACGAGCACTGGGACAGCAACCACGGCCAGAACTACTGCATCCTGTGGGCGTCGGCCAAGCAGCGCCGCGACGACGCTCGACACTTTAACTCAGGGATCCACTTGGACCGGTACGGCAGTCCCACCTGCGGACACGGCATCTTCCCCGAGTGGCCGAGTTACGCCGGCTACGAGAACATGGGCCCGTACTACTGA
- the rpl17 gene encoding large ribosomal subunit protein uL22 has translation MVRYSLDPENPTKSCKSRGSSLRVHFKNTRETAQAIKGMHIRKANKYLRDVIVKHQCVPFRRYNGGVGRCAQAKQFGWTQGRWPKKSAEFLLHMLKNAESNAELKGLDVDSLVIEHIQVNKAPKMRRRTYRAHGRINPYMSSPCHIEMILTEKEQIVPKPEEEVAQKKKVSQKKLKKQKLMARE, from the exons ATGGTCCGCTACTCTCTCGACCCCGAGAACCCGACAAAGT CATGCAAGTCGAGGGGCTCCAGCCTACGTGTTCACTTTAAG AACACCCGTGAGACGGCCCAGGCCATCAAAGGCATGCACATCCGCAAAGCCAACAAGTACCTGAGAGACGTCATCGTCAAGCACCAGTGTGTCCCCTTCCGCCGCTACAACGGCGGCGTAGGCAGGTGCGCTCAG GCCAAACAGTTCGGCTGGACGCAGGGTCGCTGGCCAAAAAAGAGTGCAGAGTTCCTGCTGCACATGCTCAAGAATGCAGAGAGCAACGCGGAGCTTAAG GGTCTTGACGTGGACTCTCTGGTCATCGAGCACATTCAAGTCAACAAGGCGCCAAAGATGAGGCGACGTACATATCGCGCGCACGGCCGCATCAACCCGTACATGAGCTCTCCCTGCCACATTGAGATGATCCTCACAGAGAAGGAGCAGATTGTTCCCAAACCAGAGGAGGAAGTGGCGCAGAAGAAGAAG GTTTCACAGAAGAAGCTCAAGAAGCAGAAGTTGATGGCACGCGAGTAA